Below is a genomic region from Phacochoerus africanus isolate WHEZ1 chromosome X, ROS_Pafr_v1, whole genome shotgun sequence.
GTTTAGACCCCTCCCACTACCCCAAACTTGGGAGGCCACTGCTCCCCTCTCCCAGTTTCTTGGCAAGAAAGTAGCCTAATCACTATTGGGTTTATTCCCTCCAAACATTATTTTAGTCCTTGGGAATGCTACTGGTGACTTTTAGTAGGGTGAGTGTCTTGTGCCTTCTGAGCACCTTTAGGTGACATCACACAGTAGGGGGTGTAACAAACCCCACTGTGAGGTAGTTGGCCAGAAGGAGATTCCTCTGCCTGCCTTGTTCAGGAGGAATAACAGTCAATGTTCACAGATCAAGCCCTCTTCCCACCTGGGTTCTGGCAATCTAGACTCTAATGtcatcccccaccccaaacaaaCCATTTCATTCCTTGCCCCTGAGATAAAAGTGTTGAGAGAAATTTATCTTCAGTGCCTAGTCCTGACCCAGGCCTGACCCCTATTGGTCTAGCTAACTGTGGACCTGAGGGTCTGGTCCCCAACCACCCAGGACCCTGTATCCTCCCCCTTCTCATGTACCTGCCTCTTgtattccttccctccctcccccatcatcaGAAAATTCACAGAGACACACAAATATCACCTTGTCACAACGtgacttttattttcatcatagCCATTGGTTTACTGTGTTGGTGTGAGAGTCATGTCTTCTTGATTGGCCACTTCTCAGAAACAAGGCCTCTGGAGACCCAGTTCTAATATCTGCGGCCTCTTCTAGTCACACCTTGGCTGCACCACTTACATGAAGTGGTGGGTTTCTCCATGATCTCTTGCTCTGGGACTGGTTGCCCTCGTCTTTTATTTTgattctgcctctttttttgaTTCTGcctcttattttgattttttttcttgttttgaccAGATTTCTTAAGTACATAATAAGAGACAAagtgttttcttgcctttttagcCTTTTTTGGCTGACCGGCAgatgtttgaatttttcttctcaaattccTCTGAAGGGCTCTTTTAATCTTCATAGTTGTCTTTGGTGCCTGGAAAGATAAGAGAGGGCAGAATGGTATAAGTTTGGGGAAAGAGGATAGGGTATTAGTTTGGGgaatgggaaggggtggggggtgggggcttcaTGAAAAAGGGATGTGGGCTGATGAGGAATTTTGTGTCAGGAGAAGACAGGGTAAAGGGCTTGGATGGCAAAATCAGTGGAAACGGGGAAGAGCTTGGTTAGAGTCATCTCACCTTAACACCACCTCTAAACCTTGGTTTAGAGAGAGTCTTCTTCCTTTTGATCCTTCGAGTGGATTGTGTTACAGCTGTTCTTGGCTCTCGTGGTTTTCTGCTTACCTTAGACATGATGATACCAAGAACCGGCCAAACCCAGAAACTCTGCCTCTCACCTCCCTATTTATACCCTCCCAGGACAATGAGGAGCCACACCCTTCAGTCTGATTGGTCAGCTAGGCACTAACCTAGCCAATGGTGACTTGCGAGGCCTAAGACATCACAATGCACCACTTTGGCCATCAACCTGGGGCAGTGGTTGCTGGGGAGACTATAATATGGCTGTCACACCAAAGTACCTCTCCTAATACCTCTGTGGGGATGGTTATG
It encodes:
- the LOC125118138 gene encoding spermatid nuclear transition protein 4; the protein is MSKVSRKPREPRTAVTQSTRRIKRKKTLSKPRFRGGVKAPKTTMKIKRALQRNLRRKIQTSAGQPKKAKKARKHFVSYYVLKKSGQNKKKNQNKRQNQKKRQNQNKRRGQPVPEQEIMEKPTTSCKWCSQGVTRRGRRY